Genomic DNA from Leishmania mexicana MHOM/GT/2001/U1103 complete genome, chromosome 15:
ATCGTCAAggacaccgtcgccgccgaggacCACCAAAAGCCGCGCTCGCCGAAGCTTCCCTCGTGCGTCACACGCTTGAGCAGCTCATACACGGTCCAGAAGCACCCTTCTTCTACAAAGCGGCCAGCTATGTTGGTGACTGTGCCGCGGTAGAGGCCCCGCatgccgtcgcggcgcatgACATCGCTCAACACTTGGTGGATCGTGAGTTTGTCGTCAACCTGCACCCGGGTCCGAATCACAAACAGCGGGGAGAGGGTCAGGTTTGTCGCCGTGACGGCACCAAAGGCGCAGATCATCGGTCGCACCTGCTCGCTCACCCTCGAATCGCCGAGCTCACCCTTGAGAAAGCGGTAGGTGGGAAGGTAGATGGCGTTGGATGGTATGGAGGCCATGATGTTGGCGCCGAGACCGCGGCTGAAGGCGTGAAAGAGGCCCTCTTTGAAGAGCTCGCGTGCTGTAATGAGCAGGCTCTTGTGCGGCTTTCCTGTGGCAGACCGGCCGGCCGATAAGCGCACACGAATAGTGTCGAGCGGGTTGGTAACGCACGTCGAGCAGACGCCGGCGAACCCGCCGGCGAAAACGGAGACTAGGTTGTCCCGTTCGGCGCGCGACGTGGATGTCATGACGTACGAGAAGGGCtaaaaggggggagagagcgtgcgcgtgcgtatGCGTTTATGTGCCCCGCTTCACGTCAAACCGCACAGTCCACCTCACatgaagaggaagaagggagggggagggggaatgCACGGAGAGTTGTGTGTAAGGCGGGCGTCAGGTGCGAAGGAGAGGGCACcagccgcagcaacagcatCAAACGAGGCGGGCGACgacgaagaaaagggaagatgaggaggagtgtatatatatatatgtgtgcgtatcgaagagggggtggggaacgACCCAACACGCAACCCTCGACGAGAACGTAATCTGTATAAAAGAAGGGGAGTCAGGCAGACAGAAAGAGAGTGTGTGTCACGCCGCGTGCGTTTcaatgcgtgtgcgcctgtaGGGGTGCTGATGGatctgtgcgtgtatgcgtcgCAGTGGCTGCAGCTCTACCTACATGAATGACGTTCTGTGTGCGATAGAACTGCGCCCaaaggagaggaaggagaaggcgagaggCGGTAGAGGGAAGGGGCCAACAAAGAGGTAGAGACATCTTCGGTGGATTGAGGGAGCGGACACGCTGACGTGCAACATCTCCGTCGTCCACGATTTGACTTTCCGTGGTCCACAAGGATGATGGtgaactgctgctgcacttgCCTCCCCCAAGAACCGCCGCATCTGATAGAAAGAGCTTCTCGTGAGGGAGGTAGCCGGTACCTGCTCACATCTTCCGCTCCTCATCCCTTCTCGTTCGAATCTGCGGTGTAGAGCCTTCAGATATCGGAGGTTGCCACGATTTCGATAGAGGCACACAGGGCTGAGAACCCGCCATCAGTCGCAGAAAGCAGATCATTTTCGTCGGAcccgaagaaaaaaatgcgAAAACAAAAGGGCATCCCCTCAGCGGGGACACGGCGCCTTCTCCCTTGCATGACATCCACAGCTtgtccccacccccgcaGTCGTTCACTGCTACTGTCGACCGCGTGTTCATCAAGCACATCTCGCTTGCTGGGTATGCATGgcgccttcccccctcccccctcatcATCTTCGCACTCACGGCACACTCAGCTATGTCAGAGACGAAGCCATACTTACCTGAACTCCGATATCGCACTGAGCGAGCTTTACCATATGCGTCAAGGTGCTCCAcgagggagaagacgagggggagggggtgcttGATCCCTGGTTCAAAGCACAGCCAACCATCCTTGCAATAACCGCCGCATCTGAAGCATGTGGCATTCCCATAGCTGGCCGGGCTACCCAACGCAGCTACCAGCTGCAAGAAAAACGGCGATCtgcgcgggggagggggaggggcgtgcgCGCGAATCTGTGTGACACCTTCTCGAGGAGTGTTTCGGGGGCAGCAGTGTGCTGCTCAGGAAAGACGAAATGGAATGAAAGCAGGAGTTGTACACGCTGAGCACGCGCGAGTGTGCCACCACACCGTGCACTACTTTATCGTTCTCCAGTCCACCCATGCTCAGTGGAGGAGGGTCAAACCCAAAAAGAGAGCGTCATGGCGGGGAGGAGAAAGCCACCCAGAGACCCCGCCTCTCACCtgtcccctcccttcccgccCTCCCGCCATTACGGTCGTCGGCGGGACGCTGTGAACAAAAGACAAGAGTGAAGACAAAGAGCAGACGACAGAGGGAGAatgggaggaagagggaaacGGAAGGGTGAGAGGGCTGCCGTTGCCTGCACGCACTACGAGAGAGATCTGTGTGCAGTGCCCCCCAACAAGCGGACAGCAGCGTTGGCCCCAGTGGGAGGGTCATCCAGCATGTCCTTCGCTGTTTCTTTTGCCCGCCTTTAGCACCGGCGGCTATCCCCGGTGGTAGGGTAGCATTAGGCGGCCTTCGCGTGTAGCCGTGCGCTGTcgctcgccttctcctcgtTCGTCGCCTTGTTCTTCTTGTTATACGTTAGTCGTATCTTACGTAGTtggaggcagggagggggaggcgcctGTCTCCCTGCACGGCCTCGTGATGTGCAGGAGCGGAGAGAGGCGAGCAGAAGGGCAGCATGGGCCCCGTTTCAGGACTTGCACAGCCGCTACTCTCAAGAGTACCCCCACCCTTCCCACTCAATGGCTGAACTGGTAGTAGAGGTGATCATACAGTTGTTCCCACACACCCTGCATGCGTGGGCGGTGCGAGTGGGAAGGTGTATGGGG
This window encodes:
- a CDS encoding putative mitochondrial carrier protein gives rise to the protein MTSTSRAERDNLVSVFAGGFAGVCSTCVTNPLDTIRVRLSAGRSATGKPHKSLLITARELFKEGLFHAFSRGLGANIMASIPSNAIYLPTYRFLKGELGDSRVSEQVRPMICAFGAVTATNLTLSPLFVIRTRVQVDDKLTIHQVLSDVMRRDGMRGLYRGTVTNIAGRFVEEGCFWTVYELLKRVTHEGSFGERGFWWSSAATVSLTMIAKLVAVGIAYPYNVIMNHLRTVNKVTGEHDYVRVVPTVRHIYAADGFLGFYKGLAPQILRSVISKATQIYSFELVLFTYAQMYHRKPLPVSAVLIIDPVAESDGSAAE